Part of the Deltaproteobacteria bacterium genome, AGCACGCGTTGCCTGCTTTTCGCGGCAGATAGGGAGAACACCGAAATCGATTGAAATCAAACACCAGAAGATGCGCTGGGGAAGCTGCTCCCAATCTGAAGGCATCCGGTTTAACTGGAAGATCATTATGGCTCCGTTATCAGTCTTAGATTATGTCATCGTTCATGAACTCTGCCATCTCATTTATCCGCACCATTCCTCTCAATTCTGGCAAAAGGTTCAATCGATCCTTCCTGATTATAAAAGGAGGAAAGAATGGCTTAAGCGATGCAGCTATTCCTTGGTTGGATTGGGGTAAAAATATTTTGACCCCAATTTAACCCCCGCTTTTTTACCCACCCCCAAATGCTCGCCAAATTTCTCCCCAAAAATTTCTCTTGACAATGAACTCTTTTATTATATACTTACCGGTAGGTAAGTAAAAGTAGAATCGAGGTGAGAAAGAAATGGCCAGAATGGGGGAGCAGGCACTATCTGTAGATAGGTCCGTCCGCCGGAAACTTTTGGTCGGCGCCGCGGAGTTGTTTACCCGCAAGGGGTATGCGGCCACCACTGTCCGGGAAATCGTGGCCGCGGCAGGGGTGAGCAAGCCCGTCCTCTACTATTATTTCAAGAACAAAGAAGGAATCTACCTGGAATTGATGCGCGAAACCTTCACCAAAGCCGACGGCCTTCTCGCCTCCACTCTGGAGGAGCGAGGAACCGTGACCAAAAAGCTGATGCGGTTTTTCGATCAAGCCTTCTCTCTCTTCCTGGAGAAGATTCAAGGCGTGAGGGTGATGTATGCTATTTACTATGGACCCCATCAGGGGGCACCTTTTTTTGACTTCGAGGCTTACCATCTCAGAATCCAACAAACCATCCGTCGCTTGGTGGAGCAAGGAATCCGCCAAGGAGAATTCCGCAGGGGAAACGCCGAAGATATGACCTGGGCCATCCTGGGGGCTTTGAACGTGGCCATCGAAGTGCATCTCGGGCATCCGGAAATGAGCTTGGGCCGCCAAGGTCTGGCCCGGGTTCTCAAGGTAATTTTACAGGGGATAGGGGCAAGGAAAGGAACGGAAAAGGGAGCAAGAAAATGAAAAAGGGATTCATACTAAAAGCAGCTCTTTTTGCTCTTTGGGTGGGCATCTATGGTTGCTCGGCAACGGGAGAAGATAAGAAGCCAAATGAAAAAGTCGGGCAACGCCCGCCGGTGGCGGTGGAAGTGACGAAGGTCACCGCTGCCAATATTACCGATGGAATTGAGGTCATCGGAACGCTCTCTTCCAAATTTGGAGCGGAGGTCAAGTCCGAATACACCGGCATCGTAGCCGAGGTGTACGTCACCGAATGGGTCCAGGTAGAAAAGGGAACTCCCCTGGCCAGGCTGGACACTCGAGAAGGGGAACTGGTTCTGAAAAAAGCCCAGACGGCGGTGGAGATTGCCAAAGCAAATCTAATGCAGGTGGAAGTTGCCGCCAATCGGGCCAACCGGGAGTACGAACGGGCCCTCAAGCTGAAAGAAGTAGGCCTTATCACCCAGCAGAACCTGGATGACGCCCGCACGGAAAGAGAGGCCGCTGCGGTGCGGATCTCTGCTGCTAAAGCTCAAATCCAAGCGGCGGAGGAAGATGTTGAGCATGCCCAGACCCGGCTTTCCAAGGCTATCATCCGGTCACCGAGAAAAGGCGTGATATCCTGGCGCAATGTCAATGTGGGGGACTATGTGGGAGAGATGGGGGCCAAACCGATGTTCCGGATTGTCGATAACCGGGTTCTGGAGCTGACGGTAACCGTCCCTTCCGGGGAAATGGGAGCTGTGCGCATGGGACAAGCCCTTACTTTTTCCACGGACGCAATTCCGGGGAAGACCTTCACTGGAAAAGTCATGTTCATCAACCCGACAGTAAATGAATCGGATCGATCGGTGAGGGTGGTGGCCGAGGTTGAAAACACACCCGAGCAGCTAAAAGGAGGCCTTTTCGTGAAAGGCCAGATCTTGACCGGAAAACGGACCGGAGTCATCAAAATACCCCGAATAGCCCTACTTACCTGGGACGTGGCCGCCACAAAAGCCGAGATCTTCGTGGTGAATGAAAACGTTGCCCACCGCCGGACCGTCCGTACCGGAAATATTTCAGGAGATCAGGTGGAAATTATTTCTGGTTTGGCTTCCGGGCAACAGGTAATTACCCGGGGAGGGTTCAACGTCAAAGACGGGGATAAGGTGAATGTAACGCGGGTCAACGGGGAGAAGTAGAATGTTTCTTTCGAATTTATCCATCAAAAGGCCGATATTCGCCACGGTAATGATGCTGGTCCTGGTTACCCTGGGGATCTTCTCCTACCGCAAGCTGGCCATCGACATGTTCCCCGACGTGGAGATCCCCGTTGTCTCTGTGGTAACCAAGTTTCCCGGGTCCTCACCGGAGACCGTGGAACGAGAGGTGAGTAAGCGCATCGAGGAGGCGGTCAACTCCATCTCCGGCGTCAAGCACGTCATGTCCACCTCCCGGGAGAGCGTCTCCAATGTGGTGCTTATGTTCCATCTGGAAGTGAGGGTCAATGACGCCGCCCAGGAAGTAAGGGCCAAGGTGGGCGCAATCCGGGGGACTATGCCCCAGGGGATCGAGGAGCCGATCATCCAGAAGCTCGATTTCGCCACCTTCCCCATCGCCTCTTTGGCCGTGCGGTCGGAGAGACTGTCCCCACGGGACCTGACAACGCTGGTGGAAAAGAAAGTCAAAAGGCGCTTTGAGAACATCTCCGGAGTGGGAAAAGTTGACCTGGTCGGCCCCTCGAAGCGGGAGGTCAACGTTAATATCGACCCGCTCCGCCTGGAAGCCCTGGGGATGGGAGTGGATGAAGTGATCGCCGGTTTGCAGTCGGAGAACGTCAACACCCCGCTCGGTCGACTGAATCGGGGGGGCACAGAATACCCCTTACGAATTTCGGGAAAACCCGATGCCGTCGAACAGTTCAAAACCATGGTGATCGCC contains:
- a CDS encoding TetR/AcrR family transcriptional regulator, giving the protein MARMGEQALSVDRSVRRKLLVGAAELFTRKGYAATTVREIVAAAGVSKPVLYYYFKNKEGIYLELMRETFTKADGLLASTLEERGTVTKKLMRFFDQAFSLFLEKIQGVRVMYAIYYGPHQGAPFFDFEAYHLRIQQTIRRLVEQGIRQGEFRRGNAEDMTWAILGALNVAIEVHLGHPEMSLGRQGLARVLKVILQGIGARKGTEKGARK
- a CDS encoding efflux RND transporter periplasmic adaptor subunit, producing the protein MKKGFILKAALFALWVGIYGCSATGEDKKPNEKVGQRPPVAVEVTKVTAANITDGIEVIGTLSSKFGAEVKSEYTGIVAEVYVTEWVQVEKGTPLARLDTREGELVLKKAQTAVEIAKANLMQVEVAANRANREYERALKLKEVGLITQQNLDDARTEREAAAVRISAAKAQIQAAEEDVEHAQTRLSKAIIRSPRKGVISWRNVNVGDYVGEMGAKPMFRIVDNRVLELTVTVPSGEMGAVRMGQALTFSTDAIPGKTFTGKVMFINPTVNESDRSVRVVAEVENTPEQLKGGLFVKGQILTGKRTGVIKIPRIALLTWDVAATKAEIFVVNENVAHRRTVRTGNISGDQVEIISGLASGQQVITRGGFNVKDGDKVNVTRVNGEK